A window of the Narcine bancroftii isolate sNarBan1 chromosome 4, sNarBan1.hap1, whole genome shotgun sequence genome harbors these coding sequences:
- the chrna1 gene encoding acetylcholine receptor subunit alpha isoform X2, translating to MTKILLDYTGKIIWTPPAIFKSYCEIIVTHFPFDQQNCTMKLGIWTYDGTKVSISPESDRPDLSEFMESGEWIMKDYRGWKHWVYYTCCPDTPYLDITYHFIMQRIPLYFVVNVIIPCLLFSFLTGLVFYLPTDSGEKMTLSISVLLSLTVFLLVIVELIPSTSSAVPLIGKYMLFTMIFVISSIIITVVVINTHHRSPSTHTMPQWVRKIFIDTIPNVMFFSTMKRASKEKQENKIFADDIDISDISGKQVAGEVIFQTPLIKNPDVKSAIEGVKYIAEHMKSDDESSNAAEEWKYVAMVIDHILLCVFMLICIIGTVSVFAGRLIELNQED from the exons ATGACCAAAATACTTTTGGATTATACGGGAAAAATAATCTGGACACCTCCGGCAATCTTCAAAAGCTATTGTGAAATTATTGTAACACATTTCCCATTTGATCAACAAAACTGCACTATGAAGTTGGGAATCTGGACCTACGATGGGACGAAAGTTTCCAtatccccg GAAAGTGATCGGCCAGATCTGAGTGAATTTATGGAAAGTGGAGAGTGGATAATGAAAGATTATCGTGGATGGAAGCACTGGGTTTATTACACCTGCTGCCCTGACACTCCTTACCTGGATATCACCTACCATTTTATCATGCAACGCATTCCTCTTTACTTTGTTGTGAACGTCATCATTCCTTGTCTGCTTTTTTCATTTTTAACTGGACTAGTATTTTACTTACCAACTGATTCAG GCGAGAAGATGACTTTGAGTATTTCTGTTTTGCTGTCTCTGACTGTGTTCCTTCTGGTTATTGTGGAGCTGATCCCCTCAACTTCCAGCGCTGTGCCTTTGATTGGCAAATACATGCTTTTTACAATGATTTTTGTCATCAGTTCAATCATTATTACTGTGGTTGTAATTAATACCCATCATCGCTCTCCAAGTACACATACAATGCCACAATGGGTTCGAAAG ATCTTTATTGATACTATACCCAATGTTATGTTTTTCTCAACAATGAAACGAGCTTCTaaggaaaagcaagaaaataagATATTCGCTGATGACATTGATATCTCTGACATTTCTGGAAAACAAGTGGCAGGAGAAGTAATTTTTCAAACACCTCTCATTAAAAATCCAGATGTCAAAAGTGCTATTGAGGGAGTCAAATATATTGCAGAGCACATGAAGTCTGATGATGAATCAAGCAAT GCCGCAGAGGAATGGAAATACGTTGCAATGGTGATTGATCACATTCTGCTCTGTGTCTTCATGCTGATTTGTATAATTGGTACAGTTAGCGTGTTTGCTGGCCGTCTCATTGAACTCAATCAGGAGGACTAA
- the chrna1 gene encoding acetylcholine receptor subunit alpha isoform X1, with protein MILCSYWHVGLVLLLFSCCGLVLASEHETRLVANLFENYNKVIRPVEHHNHFVNITVGLQLIQLINVDEVNQIVETNVRLRQQWVDVRLRWNPDNYGGIKRIRLPSDEIWLPDLVLYNNADGDFAIVHMTKILLDYTGKIIWTPPAIFKSYCEIIVTHFPFDQQNCTMKLGIWTYDGTKVSISPESDRPDLSEFMESGEWIMKDYRGWKHWVYYTCCPDTPYLDITYHFIMQRIPLYFVVNVIIPCLLFSFLTGLVFYLPTDSGEKMTLSISVLLSLTVFLLVIVELIPSTSSAVPLIGKYMLFTMIFVISSIIITVVVINTHHRSPSTHTMPQWVRKIFIDTIPNVMFFSTMKRASKEKQENKIFADDIDISDISGKQVAGEVIFQTPLIKNPDVKSAIEGVKYIAEHMKSDDESSNAAEEWKYVAMVIDHILLCVFMLICIIGTVSVFAGRLIELNQED; from the exons GTCTGGTACTAGCTTCGGAACATGAAACACGTTTGGTTGCTAATTTGTTTGAAAATTATAACAAGGTGATTCGTCCAGTGGAGCATCACAACCACTTTGTAAATATTACAGTGGGGCTACAGCTAATACAACTTATCAATGTG GATGAAGTAAATCAAATTGTGGAAACAAATGTGCGCCTAAGGCAG CAATGGGTTGATGTGAGGCTTCGCTGGAATCCAGACAATTATGGTGGAATTAAAAGGATCAGGCTGCCTTCTGATGAGATTTGGCTGCCAGATTTAGTTCTCTACAACAA CGCTGATGGTGATTTTGCCATTGTTCACATGACCAAAATACTTTTGGATTATACGGGAAAAATAATCTGGACACCTCCGGCAATCTTCAAAAGCTATTGTGAAATTATTGTAACACATTTCCCATTTGATCAACAAAACTGCACTATGAAGTTGGGAATCTGGACCTACGATGGGACGAAAGTTTCCAtatccccg GAAAGTGATCGGCCAGATCTGAGTGAATTTATGGAAAGTGGAGAGTGGATAATGAAAGATTATCGTGGATGGAAGCACTGGGTTTATTACACCTGCTGCCCTGACACTCCTTACCTGGATATCACCTACCATTTTATCATGCAACGCATTCCTCTTTACTTTGTTGTGAACGTCATCATTCCTTGTCTGCTTTTTTCATTTTTAACTGGACTAGTATTTTACTTACCAACTGATTCAG GCGAGAAGATGACTTTGAGTATTTCTGTTTTGCTGTCTCTGACTGTGTTCCTTCTGGTTATTGTGGAGCTGATCCCCTCAACTTCCAGCGCTGTGCCTTTGATTGGCAAATACATGCTTTTTACAATGATTTTTGTCATCAGTTCAATCATTATTACTGTGGTTGTAATTAATACCCATCATCGCTCTCCAAGTACACATACAATGCCACAATGGGTTCGAAAG ATCTTTATTGATACTATACCCAATGTTATGTTTTTCTCAACAATGAAACGAGCTTCTaaggaaaagcaagaaaataagATATTCGCTGATGACATTGATATCTCTGACATTTCTGGAAAACAAGTGGCAGGAGAAGTAATTTTTCAAACACCTCTCATTAAAAATCCAGATGTCAAAAGTGCTATTGAGGGAGTCAAATATATTGCAGAGCACATGAAGTCTGATGATGAATCAAGCAAT GCCGCAGAGGAATGGAAATACGTTGCAATGGTGATTGATCACATTCTGCTCTGTGTCTTCATGCTGATTTGTATAATTGGTACAGTTAGCGTGTTTGCTGGCCGTCTCATTGAACTCAATCAGGAGGACTAA